The Bacteroidota bacterium genome window below encodes:
- a CDS encoding SCO family protein, with translation MKKVNILCLLLLVSLLNVVVVKADESNTGSTKKEVGISEKTGQTVPQDIVLFDEKGVPHPLKDYINGKPTIISLIYFRCPGICSPLSNGLADVIDKVDLDAGKDFNVISVSFNPQENYVMAAEKKQNYYTTLHREIPQNAWQFLTADSANIDKLCDALGFYVKKEGNDYVHGAAIMAVSPDGKITRYLFGTDFNPFDFKLAILEASQGKTGTSIAKIVQFCFSYNPDAKKYVLNITRVAGGGVLVLLIIFSSILFLKKKKTNLITEDKTNG, from the coding sequence ATGAAAAAAGTAAACATTCTATGTTTGCTTTTATTAGTTTCGTTGTTAAATGTTGTAGTTGTAAAAGCTGATGAAAGCAACACCGGCAGTACAAAAAAGGAAGTTGGCATAAGTGAAAAAACAGGTCAGACAGTTCCGCAGGATATAGTTCTGTTTGATGAAAAAGGAGTGCCGCATCCTTTAAAAGATTATATAAACGGAAAGCCAACAATAATTTCTTTAATATATTTCCGTTGTCCCGGAATTTGCAGTCCGCTTTCAAACGGACTTGCAGACGTTATTGATAAAGTCGATTTAGATGCAGGAAAAGATTTCAACGTAATTTCAGTGAGCTTCAACCCTCAGGAAAATTATGTGATGGCTGCAGAGAAAAAACAAAATTATTACACTACTTTGCACAGGGAAATCCCACAAAACGCCTGGCAGTTTTTAACAGCTGATAGTGCAAACATTGATAAACTTTGTGATGCACTTGGGTTTTATGTTAAAAAGGAGGGAAATGATTATGTCCACGGAGCTGCAATTATGGCAGTTTCTCCTGACGGAAAGATAACAAGATATTTATTCGGTACAGATTTTAATCCGTTTGATTTTAAGCTTGCAATACTGGAAGCTTCACAAGGCAAAACAGGAACTTCGATAGCAAAGATAGTTCAGTTTTGTTTCAGCTACAATCCTGATGCAAAGAAATATGTTCTAAATATTACAAGGGTTGCAGGCGGCGGAGTTTTAGTATTACTTATAATTTTTTCGAGTATTCTTTTTCTTAAAAAGAAAAAAACAAATTTAATAACAGAGGATAAAACAAATGGCTAA
- a CDS encoding quinol:cytochrome C oxidoreductase: MAAVGLLIIVISFLVDKQRGAYDYLWVYMFLASVGLGGLLLTALEYLVGATWSVPFRRIFEFMSGIVPLLIILVAPLLFCMKDLYSWTHPDIVAGSEILQSKKAYLNVNFFLIRTAFCLVVWFLFYYFFTKNSKKQDTTKDPSLTRRNIKLSVVFAPLFFITLTMAAIDFMMSLEPTWYSTIYGVYYFAGTMVCGLAVATFIAIKLKENGYLSPRVGNDHFYSLGTLLFGFNIFWAYIGFSQYILIWYADIPEETIYYISRWHNGWQYVSMAVLFFHFVIPFLILLPRSIKVNLKVLKVMSVWMILAHMLDLYWEIMPSYGHGPVFGWQELGILLFAPGLIMIVFSMKANKESITPVGDPKLEAGLNFTL, translated from the coding sequence ATGGCGGCCGTAGGATTACTCATTATAGTAATCTCATTCTTAGTAGATAAACAAAGAGGCGCTTATGATTATCTCTGGGTGTATATGTTTCTTGCGAGCGTTGGGCTCGGCGGATTATTGCTTACTGCATTAGAATATCTTGTAGGCGCAACATGGAGTGTTCCGTTCAGAAGAATTTTTGAATTCATGTCCGGAATTGTACCGCTGCTTATTATTTTAGTTGCCCCATTGTTATTCTGCATGAAAGATCTGTATTCATGGACACATCCCGATATTGTAGCAGGAAGTGAAATTCTGCAATCAAAAAAAGCATATTTAAATGTTAACTTTTTCCTTATCAGAACTGCATTTTGTCTGGTTGTCTGGTTTTTATTTTATTATTTCTTTACAAAAAATTCAAAGAAACAGGATACAACCAAAGATCCTTCTTTAACAAGAAGGAATATAAAATTATCGGTAGTATTTGCTCCGTTGTTCTTCATAACATTAACAATGGCAGCTATAGATTTTATGATGAGCCTAGAGCCGACATGGTACTCAACAATCTATGGAGTTTATTACTTTGCAGGAACAATGGTTTGTGGTCTTGCAGTTGCAACATTCATAGCTATTAAATTAAAAGAGAACGGTTATTTAAGTCCAAGAGTTGGTAACGATCATTTCTATTCTTTAGGAACCTTGCTTTTCGGTTTTAATATTTTCTGGGCATACATTGGTTTCTCACAATATATTTTGATCTGGTACGCAGATATTCCGGAAGAAACTATTTATTATATATCAAGATGGCATAATGGCTGGCAATATGTTTCAATGGCAGTTTTATTCTTCCATTTTGTAATTCCGTTCCTGATTTTATTACCAAGAAGCATAAAAGTAAACCTGAAAGTTTTAAAAGTAATGAGTGTCTGGATGATACTTGCACACATGCTTGACTTATATTGGGAAATAATGCCTTCTTACGGTCACGGACCAGTTTTCGGATGGCAGGAGCTCGGAATATTGTTGTTTGCACCGGGATTAATTATGATTGTATTCAGCATGAAGGCTAATAAAGAAAGCATTACACCTGTCGGAGATCCGAAATTAGAAGCAGGTTTAAATTTCACATTATAA
- a CDS encoding cytochrome c has translation MEQDNNTEYSSKLKNSLPFYGVIYIFVLIAIITAGYTYFKNIDFIAMNSKDLLPKQLDSAQAFMLDIAMKKGITSPPVDVYKLSVSTPELVAKGKGLFETTCSPCHGPEGKGDGPAGANLNPKPRNFHELSGWTNGPNFESMYITLQEGITNRGMASYANIPPEDRIAIINFLRTLNPNYPAVKQENLKALDDAYSLSKGVKQPNQIPVKDAIKKVLGDDAGRDSLIMKIDLNISSNTTDAGAVLFKSKVRDRVKAVNFLADNLKWNDNKNDLVKLIMSDPYVAGFKTEIMNLSDDEWNQLYTYLKGVFSTIKV, from the coding sequence ATGGAACAAGATAATAATACAGAATATTCATCGAAGTTAAAAAACTCGCTTCCGTTTTACGGAGTGATATATATCTTCGTTTTGATTGCGATTATAACTGCGGGATATACATACTTTAAGAATATTGATTTCATTGCGATGAACTCAAAAGATCTTTTACCTAAACAGTTGGATTCTGCTCAGGCATTCATGCTTGATATTGCAATGAAAAAAGGAATTACATCACCTCCGGTTGATGTGTATAAATTATCTGTTTCTACTCCCGAGCTTGTTGCAAAAGGAAAAGGATTATTTGAAACAACATGTTCACCATGCCACGGACCTGAAGGAAAAGGCGACGGACCTGCAGGAGCAAATTTAAATCCAAAGCCAAGAAATTTTCATGAGCTTTCAGGCTGGACAAACGGACCTAACTTTGAAAGCATGTACATTACTTTACAGGAAGGCATTACAAACAGAGGTATGGCCAGCTATGCAAATATTCCGCCGGAAGATAGAATTGCAATTATTAATTTCTTAAGAACTTTGAATCCGAATTATCCTGCTGTAAAACAGGAAAATTTGAAAGCGCTTGATGATGCTTACAGCTTATCAAAAGGTGTTAAGCAGCCTAATCAGATTCCTGTAAAAGATGCTATTAAAAAAGTCCTTGGTGATGATGCAGGAAGAGACAGCCTGATAATGAAAATTGATTTGAATATTTCTTCAAATACAACTGATGCAGGAGCAGTATTATTTAAAAGTAAAGTTAGAGACAGAGTTAAAGCAGTGAATTTCCTTGCAGACAACCTTAAATGGAATGATAATAAAAACGATTTGGTTAAATTGATAATGAGCGACCCATACGTTGCAGGATTTAAAACAGAGATTATGAATTTATCCGATGATGAATGGAACCAGCTCTATACTTACCTTAAAGGTGTATTTAGCACAATAAAAGTTTAA
- the ctaD gene encoding cytochrome c oxidase subunit I, with product MANGSIAVPAEPKGKLVDFYKQESKHKGIWSWLLTVDHKRIGLMYLLVMIGFFLTAMTFGFLMRLEMLTPGATIMKPQTYNTLFTLHGVIMVFLFIIPGVPAVFGNFIMPIQIGAKDVIFPRLNLLSWYLYIAGGIIALISLFTGTGAADTGWTFYVPYSIRTTTNVSLTVFAAFVLGFSSILTGLNFITTIHRMRAPGMTFFKMPLFCWGIYGTAWIQVLATPVIGITLVLVILERTLGIGVFDPALGGDPLLYQHLFWIYSHPAVYIMILPAMGVVSDIIATFSRKPIFGYTPIAMSTLAIALVGYLVWGHHMFSAGTSDTSNVIFSLLTFLVAIPTGVKVFNWVASLYRGSIEVTAPMLYALCFIFVFSIGGLTGLVLGTLNTDIHLTDTYFVVAHFHYVMFGGMGILFFASLHYWFPKMFGRMYNEKVAKLACIIFVIGFNGLYFPMFIAGYLGMPRRYYDYLPEFQVYHVISTVGSWIMISGILLMFANLLRGLRQGAVAPANPWDSTTLEWTVPSPPPMENFEEIPVVTKGPYDREGLIESKVKHQLKH from the coding sequence ATGGCTAATGGTTCAATCGCAGTTCCCGCAGAACCAAAGGGAAAACTGGTTGACTTTTATAAGCAGGAAAGTAAACACAAAGGCATATGGTCATGGCTATTAACAGTCGACCATAAAAGAATCGGCCTTATGTATTTGCTCGTCATGATAGGTTTCTTTCTGACGGCAATGACTTTCGGCTTTTTGATGAGATTAGAAATGCTTACTCCGGGCGCTACAATAATGAAGCCCCAGACATACAATACATTATTTACTCTTCACGGAGTTATAATGGTATTCTTGTTTATAATTCCGGGCGTACCTGCAGTGTTCGGTAACTTCATAATGCCGATTCAGATCGGAGCAAAGGACGTTATTTTCCCGAGACTGAATTTACTTTCATGGTATTTATATATTGCCGGCGGAATTATCGCTCTTATATCATTATTCACAGGAACAGGAGCAGCTGATACAGGCTGGACATTTTATGTACCTTACAGTATCAGAACAACTACTAACGTTTCGTTAACAGTTTTTGCAGCATTTGTTCTTGGATTCTCCTCTATATTAACAGGTTTAAACTTCATTACAACAATTCACAGAATGCGTGCCCCGGGCATGACATTCTTCAAGATGCCTTTATTCTGCTGGGGTATTTACGGAACAGCATGGATTCAGGTTCTTGCAACTCCTGTTATCGGTATCACATTAGTTTTAGTAATTCTTGAAAGAACTTTAGGTATTGGAGTATTTGATCCTGCTCTTGGCGGCGATCCGTTACTTTATCAGCATTTATTCTGGATATATTCCCACCCTGCTGTATATATTATGATTTTACCTGCGATGGGTGTTGTATCGGATATTATTGCAACATTCTCACGTAAACCGATTTTCGGATATACACCGATTGCAATGTCAACTCTTGCTATTGCATTAGTAGGTTATTTAGTATGGGGGCATCATATGTTCTCAGCAGGAACAAGCGATACATCAAACGTAATTTTCTCGCTTCTTACATTCCTTGTTGCTATCCCTACAGGTGTTAAAGTATTCAACTGGGTAGCTTCTTTATACAGAGGTTCTATCGAAGTTACTGCTCCTATGCTTTATGCTCTTTGCTTTATTTTTGTATTCTCAATCGGCGGATTAACAGGATTAGTTTTAGGTACATTAAATACAGACATTCATTTAACAGATACATACTTCGTTGTAGCCCACTTCCATTACGTTATGTTTGGAGGTATGGGTATATTATTCTTTGCATCACTTCATTACTGGTTCCCGAAAATGTTCGGAAGAATGTATAATGAAAAAGTTGCAAAGCTTGCATGTATAATTTTCGTAATCGGTTTCAACGGATTATATTTCCCTATGTTCATTGCAGGATATTTAGGAATGCCAAGAAGATATTATGATTACCTACCTGAGTTCCAGGTCTACCATGTAATTTCAACAGTAGGTTCATGGATTATGATTTCAGGAATTCTGTTGATGTTTGCAAATTTACTAAGAGGATTAAGACAAGGTGCTGTTGCCCCGGCTAATCCATGGGATTCGACTACATTAGAGTGGACTGTTCCATCACCACCGCCAATGGAAAACTTTGAAGAAATTCCTGTTGTAACAAAAGGACCTTACGACAGAGAAGGTTTGATTGAGTCAAAAGTAAAGCATCAGTTAAAACACTAA